In one window of Fibrobacter sp. UBA4297 DNA:
- a CDS encoding glycosyl hydrolase — MIKRKNFLILILALSSMAFATKYEAEAATLSGGAKNVNASGVSGTGYADLQEGNISFNGVTAQSAGKYQVTIHYKAGDFKANYLKVNGATAGTIDFNATTSWADVTTVATLKAGTNTISIEKYWGWISVDYIDVEPYQSSPFKISATPVTPNATESAVKLYSFLRENFGKKTISGMMTGDMNGFSLGADFKTHDDVKYTFTRTGKYPALVGLDFLFASGPKANESWNKEYTDKAISIAKGLWKAGGIPAFTWHWKDPLDKKDAFYIQSAANGGEYTDFDFSTGFKPGTTEWNTESAAYKGIVADIDLIADYFLELQKEGVAGIFRPLHEAGGKWFWWSINSGEQFAALYRLVYDRMVKVKGVRNMIWVYNPEGSTVNSWDPGSEYYDVLSIDIYNSANDHSSNASAFDKFKNASKSTKIIALSENGPIPDVNNMHTDEAVWSWWMPWYSTWSGTWPGQTKDGVWKSNMNDERIITLEDMPGWDKYIAIIKPDTSTTSIATMPRMAGTATTVGIFDMNGHYLGISMRELPQGHYVVRRKIQGHIVNTVYFKK; from the coding sequence ATGATTAAAAGAAAAAACTTCCTTATTTTGATTCTTGCTCTTTCGAGTATGGCATTTGCAACTAAGTACGAAGCTGAAGCAGCGACTCTTTCCGGAGGAGCAAAAAATGTCAACGCATCCGGAGTTTCGGGAACGGGTTATGCCGACTTGCAAGAAGGTAATATTTCTTTTAATGGTGTCACCGCACAGAGTGCGGGCAAGTACCAAGTGACCATCCATTACAAGGCCGGAGATTTCAAAGCAAATTACCTAAAAGTAAACGGCGCAACCGCAGGCACCATCGACTTTAACGCCACCACTTCGTGGGCGGATGTCACGACAGTCGCTACACTTAAAGCCGGGACAAACACAATCTCTATCGAGAAATACTGGGGCTGGATTAGCGTGGACTATATTGATGTCGAACCTTATCAATCCTCCCCTTTCAAAATATCCGCAACACCGGTTACCCCGAACGCCACCGAAAGCGCTGTCAAGCTCTACAGCTTTTTGCGTGAAAACTTTGGCAAAAAGACGATTAGCGGCATGATGACCGGAGACATGAACGGTTTCTCTTTGGGTGCCGATTTTAAGACGCACGACGATGTAAAATACACATTCACTCGTACGGGAAAGTACCCGGCTCTTGTTGGGCTTGATTTCTTGTTTGCGAGCGGCCCGAAGGCAAATGAAAGTTGGAACAAGGAATACACGGACAAAGCAATTTCCATTGCAAAAGGCCTTTGGAAAGCGGGCGGCATCCCTGCATTCACTTGGCACTGGAAAGATCCGCTAGACAAAAAAGATGCTTTCTATATTCAAAGTGCAGCAAACGGAGGCGAATACACCGATTTCGATTTCTCTACAGGTTTCAAGCCAGGCACCACTGAATGGAATACCGAAAGTGCTGCTTACAAAGGAATCGTAGCCGACATTGACCTCATCGCCGATTACTTCCTTGAATTGCAGAAAGAAGGTGTAGCGGGAATCTTCCGCCCCTTGCATGAAGCTGGCGGAAAGTGGTTCTGGTGGAGTATTAATTCCGGAGAACAGTTTGCAGCCCTCTATCGCCTCGTCTATGACCGCATGGTCAAAGTCAAGGGTGTAAGAAACATGATTTGGGTCTATAACCCTGAAGGAAGTACCGTAAACTCTTGGGATCCGGGTAGCGAATACTATGATGTTCTCTCCATCGACATCTACAATAGCGCAAACGACCATTCCAGTAACGCAAGCGCCTTTGACAAATTCAAAAACGCATCAAAAAGCACGAAAATTATAGCCCTCAGCGAAAACGGCCCCATTCCCGATGTGAACAACATGCATACCGACGAAGCCGTATGGAGTTGGTGGATGCCGTGGTACAGCACCTGGAGCGGAACTTGGCCCGGCCAAACAAAAGATGGTGTATGGAAAAGCAACATGAATGACGAGCGTATCATTACTCTCGAAGACATGCCAGGTTGGGACAAGTACATAGCAATAATCAAGCCTGACACAAGTACCACCAGTATCGCAACCATGCCACGCATGGCCGGGACTGCAACCACCGTCGGGATTTTTGACATGAACGGTCATTATTTGGGCATCAGCATGCGAGAACTTCCGCAAGGGCACTATGTTGTACGTAGAAAGATTCAAGGACACATTGTGAATACGGTGTATTTCAAGAAATAA
- a CDS encoding TIGR02147 family protein yields MFAKNKINIYDYSDYRKFLQEFYELEKSLDPSFSYRVFAAAVSMDASLLLKIMQGKRHISPKCIDVFVKFFRFKDAKAEYFREMIAYSKAKNDEDVRRHFETLQKMRPAASRELDEACYRYFQQWYYPMIRSALDVFDYRGPQDAGALGECCIPKLSASQVENAVDALLQLGLARANKDGRVVPTDAHLKTMEHWLSACISDYQCSIADLAGKSIQNTPKEKRDISTLTMALDSQQIEKIREILAKTRKAIINVVNAMPPQICDSVYQLNFQLFPMMKKEER; encoded by the coding sequence ATGTTTGCAAAAAACAAAATCAACATCTATGACTATTCAGACTACCGCAAGTTCTTGCAGGAGTTCTATGAACTCGAAAAATCACTGGATCCCTCGTTCAGTTACCGAGTGTTTGCTGCTGCGGTTAGCATGGATGCAAGTCTGCTTTTGAAAATAATGCAGGGGAAACGCCATATTTCTCCGAAATGTATAGATGTTTTCGTTAAATTTTTTCGTTTCAAAGATGCCAAGGCAGAATACTTCCGTGAAATGATTGCTTACAGCAAGGCTAAAAACGACGAGGACGTTCGTCGACATTTCGAGACTCTTCAAAAAATGCGACCTGCAGCCAGCCGAGAACTTGATGAGGCATGCTATCGCTATTTTCAACAATGGTATTATCCGATGATTCGCTCTGCGCTTGACGTGTTCGATTACCGCGGTCCGCAAGATGCAGGCGCTCTCGGAGAATGTTGCATTCCGAAGCTTTCCGCCTCGCAGGTGGAAAATGCTGTCGATGCTTTGTTGCAGCTCGGACTTGCTCGCGCCAACAAGGATGGTCGTGTGGTTCCGACCGACGCTCATCTCAAGACTATGGAACACTGGCTGAGCGCTTGTATTAGCGACTATCAGTGCAGTATCGCGGATCTGGCTGGCAAATCCATCCAAAACACACCCAAAGAAAAGCGCGATATCAGTACGCTTACGATGGCGCTTGATTCGCAACAAATAGAAAAGATACGCGAAATCCTCGCCAAGACACGAAAAGCTATCATAAACGTTGTCAATGCGATGCCTCCGCAAATTTGCGACAGCGTATATCAATTAAATTTTCAGTTATTCCCGATGATGAAAAAGGAAGAACGATGA
- a CDS encoding carboxymuconolactone decarboxylase family protein, translated as MKLRTIMTMLGMGAVLAACDCCPQGEAKALSQDKELRAVMDNFTQNEVPAATPLVEKREVELIRLVSLVTQQSGALLQEEVATALAQGLTPKEILEAIYQCAPYTGFPRTVDAVEIARSVFKAKNVKVDENRATVTTQSRLQAGADAQGTLFGQTFRDMAKNGKSGMPTINYFLASNCFGDYYTRKGLDLNTRELLTMAILVNLGTEPQLKAHIGANLKIRTAEYVEQAIYNCLPYCGYPRTLNALRLLKEAVAETKVAEPVEATAGAVGAAVAKSMPGKDWSVFPVGKPNDAYAKYFVGKSYLDMISKEQVGVGNVTFEPACRNNWHIHHAKKGGGQILIATAGRGYYQEWGKPAVELKPGDVVNIPAGIKHWHGAAPDSWFQHLAIEVPGEGGRNEWLEPVSDEDYGKLK; from the coding sequence GGACGATTATGACGATGCTTGGTATGGGTGCGGTGCTTGCCGCATGTGATTGCTGCCCGCAGGGCGAGGCAAAGGCGCTTTCGCAGGACAAGGAACTGCGTGCCGTGATGGACAACTTCACGCAGAACGAGGTTCCGGCGGCGACTCCGCTTGTAGAAAAGCGCGAGGTGGAGTTGATTCGCCTGGTGTCGCTTGTGACGCAGCAGTCGGGCGCTCTTTTGCAAGAAGAAGTGGCGACGGCGCTTGCGCAGGGGCTTACTCCCAAAGAGATTCTCGAGGCGATTTACCAGTGCGCCCCCTACACCGGGTTCCCGCGGACGGTGGATGCGGTTGAAATTGCCCGCAGCGTGTTCAAGGCGAAGAACGTGAAGGTGGACGAAAACCGTGCGACGGTGACGACGCAGTCCCGCTTGCAGGCGGGTGCCGACGCGCAGGGAACGCTGTTCGGCCAGACTTTCCGCGACATGGCGAAGAACGGCAAGAGCGGTATGCCGACCATCAATTACTTCCTTGCGAGCAACTGCTTTGGCGATTACTACACCCGCAAGGGGCTCGACCTGAATACCCGCGAACTCTTGACGATGGCGATTCTCGTGAACCTGGGAACGGAGCCGCAGCTCAAGGCGCACATCGGCGCGAACCTCAAGATTCGTACGGCCGAATACGTGGAACAGGCGATTTACAACTGCTTGCCGTATTGCGGTTATCCGCGCACGCTGAATGCATTGCGACTGCTCAAAGAAGCGGTGGCTGAGACGAAGGTCGCTGAGCCTGTCGAAGCGACGGCGGGTGCGGTTGGCGCGGCGGTCGCAAAATCCATGCCGGGCAAGGACTGGAGCGTGTTCCCGGTGGGCAAGCCGAACGACGCCTACGCCAAGTATTTCGTGGGCAAGAGCTATCTCGACATGATCAGCAAGGAACAGGTGGGTGTGGGGAACGTGACTTTTGAACCGGCGTGCCGCAACAACTGGCACATCCATCATGCAAAGAAGGGCGGTGGCCAGATTCTCATCGCGACGGCGGGCCGCGGCTACTACCAGGAATGGGGCAAGCCGGCAGTGGAACTGAAGCCCGGCGACGTGGTGAACATCCCGGCTGGCATCAAGCATTGGCACGGGGCGGCTCCGGATTCCTGGTTCCAGCATTTGGCGATTGAAGTCCCTGGCGAAGGCGGTCGCAACGAATGGCTTGAGCCCGTGAGCGACGAAGACTACGGGAAGTTGAAATAA
- a CDS encoding DMT family transporter gives MEWFMLAVAGVLEVVWACAMKYSEGFSKTVPSVITVIGFLLSAVFLSLAVKKLPLGTAYAIWTGLGTVGTFALGVYLFQEHFSIPKAICVLLILSGIVGLKLLH, from the coding sequence ATGGAATGGTTTATGCTTGCTGTGGCGGGCGTTCTCGAAGTGGTTTGGGCCTGCGCCATGAAATACTCGGAGGGCTTTTCCAAAACAGTCCCTTCAGTCATCACGGTAATCGGTTTCCTTTTGAGCGCCGTATTCTTGTCGCTCGCCGTAAAGAAACTGCCGCTCGGCACCGCCTATGCGATATGGACAGGACTAGGCACGGTGGGAACGTTCGCCCTGGGCGTTTATCTATTTCAGGAGCATTTCTCTATCCCGAAAGCCATTTGCGTTTTGCTTATTTTATCCGGGATTGTCGGCTTGAAATTATTGCATTAA
- a CDS encoding flavodoxin produces the protein MKFAKLLSCAILWFSAVPLAAAPAPDGFVLIKGGTFNMGSPTNEDWRVNDETLHKVKVSDFYLGKYEVTQKLYREVMGENPSSFRGDDLPVENITWLEAARFCNKLSERDGRTPVYAIEGDAVSWNREANGYRLPTEAEWEYAARGGTTTPFYTKKAPGADDVNFYGHYPYQIEQNYFNDEVLETRPGVYRGNTLPVGKFKPNPFGLYDIYGNVGEWCFDFYGDYGVSAGSTSVAVDPAGKPSGTRRVHRGGGWNDFGKNLRSAYRGAMQQSSKSYNVGLRLAMNAGAGVKGTFVTQEAAGFKGEKAQAASNPKGTSRALIVFYSWSGNTRGVAREIKKQTGFDMVELELVKPYSDDYNTVLKQAQNDQHKQARPALKKKPDAKKWADYETIIIGYPNWWASIPMPIATLLESYDFTGKRILPFCSHGGGRFGQSITAIAKLAPNAKIGEGLSVHYSGGSNLSKDVAKWLEKNSVKTK, from the coding sequence ATGAAGTTCGCTAAACTTTTATCTTGTGCAATTTTGTGGTTCTCGGCGGTGCCGCTTGCGGCGGCACCTGCGCCCGACGGCTTCGTGCTTATCAAGGGCGGGACTTTCAACATGGGAAGCCCCACAAACGAGGACTGGCGCGTCAACGACGAGACGCTCCACAAGGTGAAGGTCTCCGATTTTTACCTAGGCAAATACGAGGTGACGCAAAAGCTTTACCGCGAAGTGATGGGCGAAAATCCCTCCAGTTTCAGGGGTGACGACTTGCCTGTCGAAAACATCACGTGGCTCGAAGCGGCTCGTTTTTGCAACAAGTTAAGCGAACGCGATGGGCGCACTCCCGTTTACGCTATCGAAGGCGATGCGGTCAGCTGGAATCGCGAGGCGAACGGCTACAGGCTCCCTACCGAAGCGGAATGGGAATACGCGGCCCGAGGCGGCACGACCACGCCGTTCTACACAAAGAAGGCTCCCGGTGCCGACGACGTGAATTTTTACGGGCATTACCCGTATCAAATCGAGCAGAACTATTTCAACGACGAGGTCCTGGAAACACGCCCCGGCGTTTACCGCGGGAACACGCTCCCCGTGGGTAAGTTCAAGCCCAATCCCTTCGGGCTTTACGACATTTACGGGAACGTGGGCGAATGGTGCTTTGACTTTTACGGTGATTACGGTGTTTCTGCGGGCTCGACAAGCGTGGCGGTCGATCCGGCGGGCAAGCCTTCGGGCACAAGGCGCGTGCATCGCGGTGGCGGCTGGAACGATTTCGGTAAGAACCTCCGCAGCGCCTATCGCGGAGCCATGCAGCAATCCAGCAAGAGTTACAATGTGGGGCTCAGACTCGCCATGAATGCGGGTGCAGGCGTCAAGGGAACATTTGTGACTCAAGAAGCGGCGGGCTTTAAGGGCGAAAAGGCGCAAGCGGCGTCGAACCCGAAAGGCACTTCCCGCGCGCTAATCGTTTTCTATTCCTGGAGCGGGAATACCCGCGGCGTGGCCCGCGAAATCAAGAAGCAGACCGGTTTCGACATGGTGGAACTTGAACTCGTGAAGCCCTATTCCGACGACTACAACACCGTCTTGAAGCAGGCGCAGAACGACCAGCACAAACAGGCGCGCCCTGCCCTAAAGAAAAAGCCCGACGCAAAGAAGTGGGCCGATTACGAAACGATTATCATCGGTTACCCCAACTGGTGGGCGAGTATCCCGATGCCTATTGCGACTTTGCTCGAAAGTTACGACTTTACGGGCAAGCGGATTCTGCCATTCTGCTCCCACGGTGGCGGGCGCTTTGGCCAGAGCATCACCGCGATTGCGAAACTCGCGCCCAACGCAAAAATCGGCGAAGGCCTTTCGGTGCATTATTCCGGCGGTTCGAACCTCTCGAAAGATGTGGCCAAGTGGCTCGAGAAAAACAGCGTGAAGACGAAATAA
- a CDS encoding DUF4405 domain-containing protein → MPLDIAMTVATLMLMGGNYFFESTAVHEILGVVLLALWAVHITLNRRFFLSLFKGRYNAFRILQAIVNCGILLCAIFLMVSGIMLSNHVFAFLGIESGANFARTAHLLASHWYYVFMSLHIGLHVSLIANRLGLVGAFKLKTALIATRVVTILVAGYGIYAFAIRGLWKYLFLQQPFFFFDAERGYALFFADYIAIVVLFAVAVHLFNAIISSRQSRIK, encoded by the coding sequence ATGCCTCTTGATATCGCGATGACGGTCGCGACGCTCATGCTGATGGGCGGCAATTACTTCTTTGAATCGACGGCCGTTCACGAGATTCTGGGCGTGGTGCTGCTCGCTTTGTGGGCGGTGCACATCACGCTGAACCGGCGCTTTTTTCTTTCGTTGTTCAAGGGCCGCTACAACGCATTCCGTATTCTGCAGGCGATCGTGAATTGCGGGATTCTTTTGTGCGCAATTTTCCTGATGGTGAGCGGAATCATGCTTTCGAACCATGTGTTCGCATTCCTCGGAATTGAATCGGGCGCAAACTTCGCCCGCACGGCGCACCTGCTCGCAAGCCACTGGTATTACGTGTTCATGTCGCTCCACATCGGGCTGCATGTGAGCCTGATTGCAAACCGTTTGGGACTTGTGGGTGCATTCAAGTTAAAGACAGCCCTAATTGCAACTCGCGTGGTTACAATTCTTGTGGCGGGTTACGGAATTTACGCCTTCGCCATTCGCGGGCTTTGGAAATACTTGTTCTTGCAACAGCCCTTCTTCTTCTTTGATGCGGAACGCGGCTACGCCCTCTTTTTCGCGGACTATATCGCCATCGTCGTGCTGTTCGCCGTTGCGGTGCATCTCTTTAATGCAATAATTTCAAGCCGACAATCCCGGATAAAATAA
- a CDS encoding ATP-binding cassette domain-containing protein — MRRDYQPCDVIASEAKQSIIFSNLTFSYHRKHPILDIDHLELPCGQITALIGHNGAGKSTLAQVLCGLQGSWHQKRAARKRGTYLIMQDVNHQLFTESVLDEVLLGMKPQNEKLALEILDGLNLKQYANEHPMALSGGQKQRVAVASGISSGCEIVVFDEPTSGLDYRQMLAVSATLKKLAASGKTLLVITHDPEFILNSCQSVIRMERGKVVEQYPLLGNEKQLVKAMVK, encoded by the coding sequence TTGCGACGGGATTACCAGCCTTGTGACGTCATTGCGAGCGAAGCGAAGCAATCTATTATTTTTAGCAATCTCACTTTCTCTTACCATCGCAAGCATCCAATTCTCGATATTGACCATCTTGAGCTCCCGTGCGGACAAATTACAGCGTTGATAGGTCATAACGGTGCTGGCAAATCGACGCTTGCCCAAGTGCTGTGCGGCTTGCAGGGAAGCTGGCATCAAAAGCGTGCAGCACGCAAACGTGGTACTTACCTAATTATGCAAGACGTGAACCACCAGCTTTTTACCGAAAGCGTTCTGGATGAAGTCTTGCTGGGCATGAAACCGCAAAATGAAAAACTTGCTCTTGAAATTCTTGATGGACTCAATCTTAAGCAATATGCGAATGAACATCCGATGGCGCTTTCGGGCGGGCAAAAACAGCGTGTCGCTGTAGCGAGCGGAATTTCAAGCGGCTGCGAAATTGTTGTTTTCGATGAACCGACAAGTGGCCTTGATTATAGACAAATGCTTGCTGTTTCTGCAACGCTTAAAAAGCTTGCTGCAAGCGGAAAAACTTTGCTCGTAATTACCCATGACCCTGAATTTATTTTGAATAGTTGTCAATCCGTGATACGCATGGAACGCGGGAAAGTCGTAGAACAGTATCCGCTGTTAGGGAATGAGAAACAGCTTGTCAAGGCGATGGTGAAATGA